Part of the Nitrospinota bacterium genome, TAATGCTCGTTCCCAATGGAACGCCTTTTTTGCTTCTTTGATCCGTTTTCGCATCGCCTTGTTTTCCGCCGGGTGCGAGGCCATGTGGGCGATACGCTGGGCCAGCGCTTTGTCGTCGCCGAACGGGAAGATATGCCCCAGTTTGTTGTCCTCGATAAAGCCGCTTAATGTGTTGCCGGGATTGGTGAGCACCGGCAGGTTGCCCCAGAGGTAGTCCGCCACCCGGATGCGGAATGAGAAGCGGTTCTCGATGTGATCGCGGAACGTGGCGATGCCGGCGTCGGCTTCGGTTAGGTAGTGCTCGTGCTCTTCATAGGGCACCCAATCGGCGTGGAAGAAAACATTCTTGCCCAGCAGCTTTTCGCGCGTGACGTAGCGCATCACTTCGGCGTACGCCTCGGTCGGCTTGCTGGTGGCGGGGTGCTTGTGCCCGGCGAATACCAGCTTCGCGCGCGGGCAGGTTTTCAAAAGCCGTTTCATCGCTTTCACCGGCGTGAGGCAGTCGTACCAGTTCCAGAGCGACCCGCCCCACACGATGATGAAATCTTTTTTTCCCACGCCGGGGATTTTTCCCCGGAACATATCCGTGCCGCGCTTCGGCTCACGCGAGGGGATGCCGAAAGGGGCCACGCCGATCACTGATTCGAAGAGCGGGTCTTTGTGATAGAGGTCGGGCCGCAGTTTGCCGAGCTGCGTCAGGATGCCGAGGTAGTAATCGCGCTCGCGCTCGCTGGCGCAGAGGAAGAAATCGCCCATCTCCATTTGCGAGGTGATGCGCGAAATGCGCCCCGCGAAGTGCTCGGCCTGTTGCGCGGCGTTCATCTTCTGGACGGGGAAGTGCTCCAGTTCCTCGAAGTAGAGGAGCGCCAGCAGGTCCACCACCACCGGCACGCCGCGCGCGGCGCACTTCTGCGCGAAGACGGGGGAGGGCTGGCTGGCGTATACGGCGTCGGCCCAGCCGAGCGGTTCATCGGCCAGCGACGGGTCGCGGAATA contains:
- a CDS encoding glycosyltransferase family 4 protein, producing the protein MTRKGKKIAVFATEPVTGNIGGLGIRQLEAARLLHRRGFAVRLITPYPVTAHNEPFTVEHRHIFRDPSLADEPLGWADAVYASQPSPVFAQKCAARGVPVVVDLLALLYFEELEHFPVQKMNAAQQAEHFAGRISRITSQMEMGDFFLCASERERDYYLGILTQLGKLRPDLYHKDPLFESVIGVAPFGIPSREPKRGTDMFRGKIPGVGKKDFIIVWGGSLWNWYDCLTPVKAMKRLLKTCPRAKLVFAGHKHPATSKPTEAYAEVMRYVTREKLLGKNVFFHADWVPYEEHEHYLTEADAGIATFRDHIENRFSFRIRVADYLWGNLPVLTNPGNTLSGFIEDNKLGHIFPFGDDKALAQRIAHMASHPAENKAMRKRIKEAKKAFHWERALKPLLDFCKNPVKRPSIFSDALPHLSFYELNRAAPKRILFLRSSPMEHAADGFSALRRLYPDAAIDIVLQPGVDAAPFNGAANVIRLGQNGFADADAQKIKDVYDLLVCCFNTNDLLFYKNVTAFAARANAKAFWAFNVDYRFVDIKGLCRVP